The Fibrobacter sp. genomic interval TCCTGAAGGACCTTGTGCGCCAGGCGCTGGTGGCGCGAGAACTGTTCGAGTGCGGGCGCCAGTATGTCATCGAGGAGGGCAAGGTCGTCATTGTCGATGAATCGACGGGCCGCAAGATGCCCATGCGTTCGTGGAACGGCGGGCTCCACCAGATGATAGAAATCAAGGAAGGCCTCGAGATGAGCGGCCTCAAGGAGACGGAGGCCCGCATGAGCTTCCAGCGGTTCTTCAGGCTGTACAAAAACTTCTCGGGGATGACCGGTACCGGCAAGGAGGCTTCCGCCGAATTCTGGACGATTTACGGAGCCCCGGTAGTCTGCATTCCGAACCACAGGAAGAGCAAGCGCAAGGTGTCGCACCTCAAGACGTATTCGACGAAGGATTCCAAGCGCAGCGCCATAGTCAAGGAAGTCGTGCGCATGCATTCCAAGGGCCGTCCCATCTTGATTGGCACGAAGGATATCGACGAAAGCGAGTACCTCGCGTCGGCGATTGAATCGAAGGGCCTGCACTGCCGCATCATCAACGCGGTGCGCTGCGAAGAGGAGGCCGCCATCATCGCCGAGGCCGGAAAGTTCGGCGCCATTACGGTTGCGACCAACATGGCCGGGCGCGGTACGGACATCAAGATCAAGGACGATGTGCGCCGCATCGGCGGGCTGCACGTGATTGCCACGGAATGCAATCCCTCTTCGCGTATCGACCGCCAGCTATTCGGGCGTTCGGCGCGTCAGGGCGACCCGGGAAGCGTGAGCCATTACGCCTCGTTCGAAGATGATGTGTTGCGCCGCAATTTGCCCGCGACCATGAACCGCTTTTTTAGGCATCTGGGCCCGCTGTCGGCGCTTTCCGTGGTTTGGGCGCAGCATCGCGCGGGCAGCAAGGCCTACCAGAGCCGCCTCTCGGTCCAGAGAACGGACACCTGGCTCGAAGATTCCCTTGGGTTCTCTGCGGAATAGTTCCTCGGCGTGAGCCGCGGTAGGTTATTTTCCGGCCTTTTCTCTGGGGTGGAAGGCGCGGTGTTCCTGCTTTATAAATTCCTTGTCAATGTGCGTATAAATCTGCGTGGTGCTGATGTCGGCGTGCCCGAGGAGTTCCTGCAGTACGCGCAGGTCCATACCCGCCTCCAGGCAGTGCGTTGCAAAACTGTGCCGGAAGGTATGCGGCGAGACCTGCTTGCTCAAGTGCGCGGTATGCTGCTGCACGATTTTCCACGCCCCCATGCGGGTCATCGGCTTCCCGCGTGGGTTCAGGATGATATTGTCCGTTGTCGGGTGGGTGAGGGGCCTGCCATCTTCGATCCAGGCGCGCAGGTTTTCTTTCGCCTTGCTCCCGAGGGGCACCAGGCGCTGCTTGTTGCCCTTTCCGATAGGCGTGAGCCATTCGTTTTCGAGGTCGAGCTGCGAGAGCTTGATTCCGAGGGTCTCCGAGATGCGGAGCCCCGCGCTGTACATGAGTTCGAACAGCGCCGTGTCGCGCAGCGGGTTCTTGCCGTTGGCCGCGCTCTCGAAAACGCTGTCCACCTCCTCGCGGGTGAGGTACTGCGGCAGGTAGTGCCCGAGCTTCGGGCGTTCGAGCATCGATTCGGTGCTGTAGTCGTACTCGCCCTGGTTCTGCATGTACTTGAGGAACCCGCGCAGGCTCGAAAAATGCCTCGCGATGGACGTGGGGG includes:
- a CDS encoding tyrosine recombinase, with product MSLNSNRMDAYLAFLGVERNLSPATIQSYQEDLRHFVGWLDESGLDLKTLTPEKLDEFLTLTAGQEEYSPTSIARHFSSLRGFLKYMQNQGEYDYSTESMLERPKLGHYLPQYLTREEVDSVFESAANGKNPLRDTALFELMYSAGLRISETLGIKLSQLDLENEWLTPIGKGNKQRLVPLGSKAKENLRAWIEDGRPLTHPTTDNIILNPRGKPMTRMGAWKIVQQHTAHLSKQVSPHTFRHSFATHCLEAGMDLRVLQELLGHADISTTQIYTHIDKEFIKQEHRAFHPREKAGK